The segment GTTAAAGTAATCGTAAACGCAAACCCAACAGCTGCTATAAGTGTAGCAGAGACTTCGGGAACTACCAATAATGATGGTACCATTTGTACAGGAGCTTCGGTTACTTTAACAGCAAGCGGAGGGACATCTTATTTATGGTCAACAACTGCGACTACTGCGCCTATCACTGTATCGCCTACCACAACTACAACTTACACCGTAACGGTAACTAATGCAGCGAGCTGTTCGATAGATGTTAACACCTCTGTAACCGTAAATTCTTTACCGGCTAAACCAACGATTTCACCAAGTGGTACAGTATCACTTTGTTTTGGTGAAACGACCAGTTTAATGTCAAGTTCAGGAACTAGTTATGCATGGTTAAATGGTGCTGTTGCTAGTGGTAGCACACAAACTATTTCTTCTGTTGGCGCAGGGTCTTACACTGTACGTGTTACTGATGTCAATGGGTGTCAAAGTGCGGCTTCGGATGCCACAACAGTAAATGTAGGTTCGGCTTTAGTTCCTGGTACCGTTGATGCTGCTTCTACAGCTCCTAATACGGCAAATCACGTAGTAATTAGTCAGGTATATGGCGGAGGTGGAAATGCATCTGCCACTTATAAGAATGATTTCATTGAATTATATAATCCAACAGGTTCATCGGTTAGTTTGGCTAACTGGAAAGTTCAATATGCATCAGCTTCAGGGGCATTTGGAGATGCTGCAACTTTGACTGGTAGTATAGCTCCGGGACAATATTATTTGATTGGATTGGCCAGTGGTGGAACTCCTGGAATTGTTTTACCAACAACTCAGGCAACAGGTTCAACCAATATGTCAGCAACTTCAGGTAAAGTTCAATTGATTAATGCGAGTTCAACGGTTATTGACCTTTTCGGTTTTGGAGGTGCTACTACTTTTGAAGGAACAGTGGCTCCTGCACTTTCCGGAAACGTATTATCGTATCAAAGAAAAAATTCAGGTTGCACAGATTCTGAAAACAATGCTAATGATTTTACAAACACAAATACTGCGAATGCCAGAAATACTAGTTCTCCAACAAACTCCTGTTCCATATATTCAGAAACTATTTGTAGCGGTAACACCTCAAGCCTTATCAATGCCTCGGGTGTCAGCGGAAGTACAGAACCATATACATATAAGTGGTATAAAAATGATAGTTTAACCATAGCCCCAATAGGCAGTTCCATTCCTCTTGGATGGACGGAAGTTGGTTCAGGTTTATCGTTCACATCAGGAATGCTTACAGAAGACGCTACTTTTGCACTTTATGTAACAGCTACCGGTTGTGGTTCAGGAACTAGTGCCTGGGCTTCGGGTTACAGACAAGTGGATGTAAACCCAATCCCTACGGCACCTACGATTACACCTAGTGGAACGGTTCAAATAGCAGCCGGAGGAAATGTAACGCTGACGTCAAGTGCTGCTTCAGGGAATACTTGGTCAACAACAGAAACAACAGCTAGTATTATTGTAAATACAGCTGGAAGTTATACAGTTCATGTAACTACTAACGGTTGTGTAAGCGCAGAATCTGCAGCTACTGTGGTACAAATAATTCCGGCAGTTGCTACAACTTCACCGGCTACTTTAATCACTACCGATTCGGCGACACTAACGGGGAATGCTTCAGCTCAGGGACAAAGTGCTATTACTGTAAAAGGAATAGTATACGCTAAAACAAGTGATATTATAACTACTCTTACTATTGGAGAGGCAAATGTTGTTACACTTTCTACCTCGGGTGGTACGGGTGCTTTTTCTTTACCTACAGGATTATTAGTTCCTGATACTGGCTATTCTTTTAGAGCTTACGCGACTAACAGTCAGGGAACATCTTATGGAAGTACAGTAACTTTTACTACGTTAAAATTACCAACAATTACAAGTGTTACCCAACAGGGTTCCGGTTGTGATGGAACCGCGGCAGTCTTTGAAATAGTTGGTTTATTACCAGATATTCCTGCTGAGATTACCTACACGACAAGTTCGGGTACTCATACTGCTATATTTGATGGTAATCCTGGTAATTTTCCAATTCCAACGGCGGGTATTGGGTTAACACAGTTTACTAGTGTTGCTCTTTCTTATGACAATGATAATGGTCAACCTCTTACTATTACCAGTGTAAAAAGAACCGATATTAACCGAGAAATAACAGTATTTAATCCGGGTAGTAATGTTGCTAGTATAACTGTTATTCAAAAAACAACGCCGACCTTTGCTGCCATTAACCCAATATGTTATGGTTCGGCTAGTCCATTTAGCGATACTTCTCTCAATGGTGTTCATGGAAGCTGGGCAATTGATGTTTCCTTTTTACCTTTTGATAGTACTATTGTAGGTGACACTACTTATAGATTTACACCAGATACTGGTTTATGTGCTATAGAAGTAACGAGAGTGCTAACTGTAATTGCTTTACCGGCGGTTCCAACAGTAACTACAACAGCACCAACTTGTTCGGCTAATGGATTTAGTACTATTACAAATTACAGTGCAAGCAATACATATACGTTCTCACCTACAGGTCCAACAGCTGGTGCTGGTGGAACTATTACAGGTGCGGTTCTTGGAACATCGTATACGATAACTTCTACTAATACGGGTTGTACTTCCGGACAATCTTCAGCGTTTACCAATGCGGTGATGCTACCGACTCCGGCTACTCCAACAATTTCTGCTGGAGGACCAACTACGTTTTGTTCAGGCGGGAGTGTTGTTTTGACTTCGAGTGCGGCATCAGGTAACACTTGGTCAACAGGTGCTGTATCGCAAAGTATCACAGTAAGTACAGCAGGGGACTATACAGTTCAGGTTACCAATGGTTTTGGATGTCAAAGTTTATCATCGGCGGCTACGACAGTTACCGTAATCGCTCAGCTGGTTTGGTATTTAGATGCTGATAACGATGGTTATTCAAGTAGTGCAGCATCATCAGTTTCAGCCTGTACTCAGCCTGTTGGTGGTTATAAACTCGCTGGTCAGTTAGCCAATGCAGGAGTAGGCAGTATAGGAACAGATTGTAATGATTCAGTTGCTACGATTTATCCAGGAGCTGCAGAGACTTGTTACGACGGCATACTTCAAAACTGTAATGGTAGCTTACTATCAGGCTGTGCTATTATAACTTCGAGATTACGACTAGGTGATTGTGGAGCAAACTTAACCAGTACGGGTCAGATAATTCGAGGCGATCGTTTTTCACAGGCGATTCCATCCGGAGTAACAGTTACAGGTTATCGTTTTAGAGTTACCAATACACAAACAGGAGCGTTTCGTATTGTGGAGCGTCCAAACTATGTTTTCCAATTAACCTATACAGATATTGCTACATATAGTACTACTTATACTATAGAAGTAGCGCTTCGATTGAATCAGGAATGGATGCCTACTTATGGTGCTGCGTGTAGTGTTACTACGCCAGGAGTAGCGCAGACTGCATTGACTGATTTGGCTTGTGGCAGTCATTTGGCACAGGTATCAAGTACGATTCGTGCGACAAGTGTAGTTTCTGCATCAAGTTATGATTTTGAGGTTTCGTTGATTGAGGATGATTTAGTTACGGCTACTACAGTCTTTAACAGTCCGAGTCCGTCTTTCAATTTATTACAATTGAGTAGTTTCCCAATTAAGTTTGGTGCTGAGTATCGAATCAGAGTTAAGGCAATAGTTTTAATTGACAGTGTTGCTCTGCCTTCAAGCTATGGGACTACTTGTTCAGTATTTACGCCAGAAGCACCGCTTGCTTCACTGCGCGATTGTGCAGGGGAAGGTGGGCTTGCTCTGACTTCGTACAACACTGTTATTTATGCTAATCCACTAGGTATAGGAGGAGCTCAATATATATTTACATTGTATAATGAAGATGGCTACAGCCAGCAGTATTATAGTTATAACCGATATGTACGTTTAATGGACTTCCATTTATTGACACCATTGACAGTAGGTGGGGATTATAAGCTACAGGTAGATGCATTTATTTATGGTTTCCCTTATGCTGGTAAAGATTGTGATATTTCTGTTCCGGCACCACCGACACCATCGGGCAAAATAGTTGTAGCTACAGTATTCCAGGCGAGTGCTTATCCGAATCCTTTTGCGAATAACTTTATGCTGGATGTTAAGACCTCTAGTGATTCAGTAGTGAACTTAAAAGTTTATGACATGGTTGGAAGATTGATCGAGCAGCGTGAAGCGAGAGTATCTGATTTAGAAACAACGACCATCGGAGATCGTTATCCGAGTGGTGTTTACAACGTGGTTGTATCACAGGAAGATAATGTACAAACGCTACGTGTAGTAAAACGATAATAGCTATTTGTTATTTATAATAAAAAGGCCTTCGAGAAATTGAGGGTCTTTTGCATTTAATCAAGTATAATATAGTAAGGAATAAAATATATACCTAAACAAGAAATAAGTAGATTTAAATTGTGATATCTATTGACTATTTTTCTTTTAATATTTGTTGTTTTTAATAAATACGAGTACTTTTGTTACTCAAAAAAAATAATGTGCTAAATACTTTAGTTACTTCTAAAACAAGAGTGCGTTTGTTGGTCAAGTTTTTTATTAATGTGGCCAACAAGGGATACTTGCGTGGTTTAGCGGAAGAGTTTGACGAATCGACTAACTCTATTCGAAAAGAATTGAATAACCTTTCTGAAGCCGGTTATTTAAATAAAGTTACCATTCAAAATAGAATTAGTTACAACGCTAATACGCAACATCCATTATTTGAGACACTACAGAAATTGGTATTTCATTATTTGGGTTTACCTACTATTATTGAAATGATAGTAGAGCGAATGGGTATTGTAGAGCAGATCTATATTATTGGCGATTATGCTCGCGGCATTGATAGTGGTACTATAGAGGTAATAATAGTTGGACCACAATTAGATAAACAGTATTTAAATCAGTTAGAAGGTAAAATTGAAAAAGAAATTGAACGAAAAGTACGGTTTATAGCCACTAGTAATTATAAAGATAAAGGATTGTTGATTTATGAAGCCAAATTATTATCATGACCTTACGTAAGCAAGCACTTTCAGGTGTTTTTTGGACTTTTTTGCAACAGTTCAGTACACAGGGTATTTCTTTTATAGTATCCATATTAATGGCCAGGTTATTATTGCCATCGGAATTTGGATTGATAGGAATGATATATATATTTATTGCTATTGGTAGAATGCTTATTGACAATGGTTTAAGTCAGTCCTTAGTCAGAAATAAGGAAGTTAGTCAAGAAGATTACAGTACGGTTTTCTATTTTAATTTAGGAGGAAGTATTTTGATTTACATAGCTATTTATTTTTTGGCGCCGTGTATTGCACTTTTTTATAAACAAGACGTATTAACCCTTATTATACGACTTTATTGTTTGGTGTTTTTAATAAATGCTTTTGGAACTGTTCAAAGTACCATTCTAACTAAAAATATGCGCTTTAAAACTCAAATGTTAGTTGCTATACCCTCTTTGGTTATAAGTAGTTTAGTGGGGATTTCTATGGCATATATGGGGTTTGGTGTTTGGAGTTTGGTTTGGAGTGCTATAGTGCAAAGTTTTTTAAGTGTACTCCAACTATGGTTTTGGTCTTCATGGAGGCCAGCCTTACTCTTTAGTGTAGAAAAGTTTAAATATCACTTTTATTATGGGTATAAACTAACACTATCAGGTTTACTGGATGTTCTTTTTAACAATGTTTACACTATTATCATTGGAAAATTCTTTTCTCCAACGCAAGTAGGTTTTTTCACCCGAGCTGACTCATTGAAACAATTCCCAGTTAATAATATTGCTAAAATTTTAGACAAAGTTACTTTTCCCTTATTTGCTCATATTCAAAATGATGATGTCAGACTAAAAAGCGTCTATAAAAAAATTATGCAGATGGTTATTTTTTTGGTAGCACCATTACTTATATTTTTAGCCGTTTTAGCCGAACCGTTGTTCAGATTCCTGTTCACAGAAAAATGGTTACCTGCAGTACCTTATTTTCAAATTTTATGTGCTAATGGTATATTATATCCAATTCATGCTTACAATTTAAATGTTTTAAAGGTTAAAGGAAGAAGTGATTTATTTTTGAGATTAGAGTTAGTAAAAAAAATACTTTTGTTAGTAATTATTCTTATCACTTTTACTTTTGGTATCTATGGATTATTATATGGTAGTGTACTGTTTTCTATTTTGGCTTTTTTTATTAATACCCACTACACTGCCAAATTCATTAACTATACTTCATTTGAACAAATAAAAGATATTGCCCCTACCATTTTTTTAGCCCTTTTTGTTGGGGTGTTATTATATTTTATTGATATTTTTGTGATAACAATAAGTCAGTATGATATTGTTAGACTGCTAGTTGGCGGATTCGTATCTTCTATACTTTATGCTTTATTAGCATTTAGTCTTAAAATGCATTCCTTTACAGAGTTAATTTCAATTATAAAAAGAAAATGATCAACGTTACCAAAACTTTTTTCCCGCCTCTTGAGGAATATACAGAACAATTAGAACGAATATGGAAAAACCAATGGTTAACTAATAGGGGTGAACTTATTTTGGAATTAGAAGAAAAACTAAAAAGCTATCTTTCTGTTTCCAATATTATTTTGATGAATAACGGTACAATTCCGCTTCAAATTGCTTTAAAAATATTAGGGAAAGGTGGTGAAATAATAACAACTCCCTTCAGTTATGTAGCCACAACTGCAGCAATTGTTTGGGAAAATTGTACACCGGTTTTTGTTGACATACATCCTGACTATTTAACTATTGATGAGACTAAAATAGAAGCAGCTATAACTGATAAAACTACAGCTATATTAGCTACTCATGTTTTTGGGAATCCTTGCCATCTTGAGGCTATTTCGGCAATCGCAAAAAAACACAATTTAAAAGTAATTTACGATGCAGCGCATTCCTTTGGAGTGACCTATAAGGACAAATCTATTTTTGAGTATGGAGATGTAAGTACCTGTAGCTTTCATGCCACTAAATTGTTTCATACAGGTGAAGGCGGAGCATTATTTTGCTCTGATGAACATATAAGAAATCAATGTTTTTACAGTCATAATTTTGGTCACAACGGACCATTGGATTTTCACGGGCTTGGTATTAATGGCAAAATATCCGAATTGCAAGGTGCTATGGGATTAGCGGTTTTGCCTCATATGGCTACGATTATGGCAGAACGAAAAAGAACAGTTGATTTATATAATAATCACCTAAATTTTTCGAAACTTACTAAAATGAAGCTAAGAGACAACACTGTATGGAATTACAGCTATTATCCGGTTCTTTTTGAAACGGAGAGCGAATTATTAACTGTTCAAAAAGCTTTGAATGCAGAAAGTATATTTCCGAGACGGTACTTTTATCCTTCATTGAATACTATCAATTATGTTAATGCAAAGCAAATGATTGTATCCGAAAGTGTTGCAAGCAGGGTTTTGTGTTTGCCTTTGTCTCATGATTTAAGGCAAAGTGATATTGAAATAATTATTAAATCAATAAATACTAATTTATCATGTTAATTATAGGAGCTAAAGGATTTGCCAAAGAAGTTTTAGAAGTTCTAAAACAATTAAATCGCCTTGAGAATATTGCTTTTTATGATGATGTTAATCATGATATTGGCGATTTTTTATACAGTGAATTCCCTATTTTGAAAAGTGAATTACAAGCTAAAAATTTCTTTGAAAAAGTGGGCTCAGAATTCACCATAGGCATTGGTAATCCACAATTGAGATATAAATTATATAAGAAATTTACAGATTTGGGAGGTGTTTATGCTTCCACAGTAAGTCCATTAGCAATTATTGGAAGTTTTGGAAATCAAATAGGTGCAGGGTGTAATATTATGACATCTACTGTAATTACGAATGACATTACAATTGGCGAAGGGGTTTTGATCAATTTATGTTGTACTGTTGGTCATGATACATTAATTGATGATTTTGTGGAATTGTGTCCTGATGTAAATATTTCGGGTAATTGTCATATAGGTAAATTTTCTTTTATAGGCACCAATAGTACAGTTTTACCTAATGTAAGAATTGGTAAAAATGTTATTGTAGGTGCAGGTTCTGTTGTTACCAAAGATGTTCCTGATAATTCGCTTGTAATTGGAACTCCTGCAATAATTAAAAAAGACTTGCCTCCTTTTGAAGTTTAATTTATGTCAAATTCTAATTGCCCTATAGTTAGCGTTGTAATGATTACTTATGGACATGAAAATTTTATTCGTGAAGCCATTAGTGGTGTACTTATGCAGGAATGCTCATTTGAAGTTGAGTTAATAATAGCTAATGATTGTTCTCCTGACGATACAGATATTATAGTGAATGATATAAGAAAATGTTATGATGGTCCTCATAAAATACATTACCATAAACATATAAACAATTTGGGAATAATGCCAAACTTTATATGGGCTGTTAAACAATCTAAAGGTAAATACATTGCACTGTGTGAGGGTGACGATTATTGGACAGATCCTTTAAAACTGCAAAAGCAAGTTGATTTTTTAGAGCATAATACTGATTTTTTTATGGTTGGTCATCAGTCCCAAAAAATAATAAATATAATAGACGGGAGTGACACTGAAATAATCGGAATATTTAAAAAAGATGTATTTGATTACGATGATTTAGCCATTAAAAATATAAGAATACCTACAGCTTCTTTAGTTTTTAAAAATAAAATTAAGTTTCCTGAATGGTTTTTTAAAGTTTATGGAGGGGATAGAGCTTTAATATATTTGGCAAGCACAAAAGGTAAAATAAAAGTAATGGATTTTATAGGTTCCGTATATAGGATACATGACGGTGGTATTGAACAAGGGTATAAGAAAGATAAGTCTTCTTTGCCAAAAAGAAATATTCATGAAAATAATATCTACTTGTCAATTATTCCAAAAAAGTATACTTTCAAATATTTAAAAGCAAATAGTTGGAATTATTTTTATTTGAGTATAAATTATCTCAGAGAATTCAAGATAAGTAATTCGTTTAAGTCTTTTTATAAATCAATTTTATATTACATCAAATACTTATGGAGTTTACAGTATTTAGGAAAAATAAATAATTAAAAAATTAAAATGTCAAATATTCTTATTTCAACCAAACTTAAAACTACCAATATTGGTAATCAAGCCTTATCTGATGAATTGATACTAATGGCACGTGAATTTACCACAGAAAATAATCGATTTAAAGTAACAGGTCGTCCGGTTGGTTTAGATAAATATAAATTTGATTCGTTAGATAAATTAAATCCTGTTGCACATTTTGAAGGTATAGCTCAAAAAATTGCTGAAAAGGCAAGGAAACTAAAAAAACTTACTTTTGATAATGGAGATTTAGCTATTGTAAAGACCAATTTATTAGATGTTGAAGGGAATATAGTTAAAACAGAGAAATTAAGAAGAATCGCTAGAAAAGTGAGAAGATTTTATTATTCATTTTTTTTATATTCGAAAAAGTATGAAAATAGACTTGCTTTGTATAGCAATATGGATTATTATCTTTATAGTGGCGCTGGTGAAATTGGTTTCTCAGATTTTTTCCTTCGACAACTATTAGATTTGAGAGTGGCGCAGCTTTTAGGAGTAAAAACATGCGCTATTAATCAATCTGTTGAATTAACAGAAGGTATTGAAAAAGAAATTTTGATGCATGTTTATGAAAAAATGCATAAAATTGTGGTTAGGGGTGAAATTTCAAAAACATTGCTTGTGAGTAATAATATTAATCAAAATATTATTACTGTATGCCCTGATACAGCCTTTAGAAATAAAGTTGAAATCGTACCTAAAAAGACTTTTGATAAAAGCATAGCCTTAAATATCACACCTAAAACATACGAT is part of the Flavobacterium sangjuense genome and harbors:
- a CDS encoding glycosyltransferase family 2 protein translates to MSNSNCPIVSVVMITYGHENFIREAISGVLMQECSFEVELIIANDCSPDDTDIIVNDIRKCYDGPHKIHYHKHINNLGIMPNFIWAVKQSKGKYIALCEGDDYWTDPLKLQKQVDFLEHNTDFFMVGHQSQKIINIIDGSDTEIIGIFKKDVFDYDDLAIKNIRIPTASLVFKNKIKFPEWFFKVYGGDRALIYLASTKGKIKVMDFIGSVYRIHDGGIEQGYKKDKSSLPKRNIHENNIYLSIIPKKYTFKYLKANSWNYFYLSINYLREFKISNSFKSFYKSILYYIKYLWSLQYLGKINN
- a CDS encoding acetyltransferase → MLIIGAKGFAKEVLEVLKQLNRLENIAFYDDVNHDIGDFLYSEFPILKSELQAKNFFEKVGSEFTIGIGNPQLRYKLYKKFTDLGGVYASTVSPLAIIGSFGNQIGAGCNIMTSTVITNDITIGEGVLINLCCTVGHDTLIDDFVELCPDVNISGNCHIGKFSFIGTNSTVLPNVRIGKNVIVGAGSVVTKDVPDNSLVIGTPAIIKKDLPPFEV
- a CDS encoding lipopolysaccharide biosynthesis protein, yielding MTLRKQALSGVFWTFLQQFSTQGISFIVSILMARLLLPSEFGLIGMIYIFIAIGRMLIDNGLSQSLVRNKEVSQEDYSTVFYFNLGGSILIYIAIYFLAPCIALFYKQDVLTLIIRLYCLVFLINAFGTVQSTILTKNMRFKTQMLVAIPSLVISSLVGISMAYMGFGVWSLVWSAIVQSFLSVLQLWFWSSWRPALLFSVEKFKYHFYYGYKLTLSGLLDVLFNNVYTIIIGKFFSPTQVGFFTRADSLKQFPVNNIAKILDKVTFPLFAHIQNDDVRLKSVYKKIMQMVIFLVAPLLIFLAVLAEPLFRFLFTEKWLPAVPYFQILCANGILYPIHAYNLNVLKVKGRSDLFLRLELVKKILLLVIILITFTFGIYGLLYGSVLFSILAFFINTHYTAKFINYTSFEQIKDIAPTIFLALFVGVLLYFIDIFVITISQYDIVRLLVGGFVSSILYALLAFSLKMHSFTELISIIKRK
- a CDS encoding DegT/DnrJ/EryC1/StrS family aminotransferase — its product is MINVTKTFFPPLEEYTEQLERIWKNQWLTNRGELILELEEKLKSYLSVSNIILMNNGTIPLQIALKILGKGGEIITTPFSYVATTAAIVWENCTPVFVDIHPDYLTIDETKIEAAITDKTTAILATHVFGNPCHLEAISAIAKKHNLKVIYDAAHSFGVTYKDKSIFEYGDVSTCSFHATKLFHTGEGGALFCSDEHIRNQCFYSHNFGHNGPLDFHGLGINGKISELQGAMGLAVLPHMATIMAERKRTVDLYNNHLNFSKLTKMKLRDNTVWNYSYYPVLFETESELLTVQKALNAESIFPRRYFYPSLNTINYVNAKQMIVSESVASRVLCLPLSHDLRQSDIEIIIKSINTNLSC
- a CDS encoding polysaccharide pyruvyl transferase family protein; its protein translation is MSNILISTKLKTTNIGNQALSDELILMAREFTTENNRFKVTGRPVGLDKYKFDSLDKLNPVAHFEGIAQKIAEKARKLKKLTFDNGDLAIVKTNLLDVEGNIVKTEKLRRIARKVRRFYYSFFLYSKKYENRLALYSNMDYYLYSGAGEIGFSDFFLRQLLDLRVAQLLGVKTCAINQSVELTEGIEKEILMHVYEKMHKIVVRGEISKTLLVSNNINQNIITVCPDTAFRNKVEIVPKKTFDKSIALNITPKTYDKYNYDTIIKKLLEHNYKITFVSNDPMGEKELAEQLHKKYNFPIIIKSLNYKEYSEFIKEFDVLISSRLHSCELALTAGVPVVPVEGNVHKTTEVLSFVEYPISVVNAKSDSFVEELWANILYVENNFIAIQNWILDNRMGISENATKNIISALD
- a CDS encoding ArsR family transcriptional regulator — its product is MRGLAEEFDESTNSIRKELNNLSEAGYLNKVTIQNRISYNANTQHPLFETLQKLVFHYLGLPTIIEMIVERMGIVEQIYIIGDYARGIDSGTIEVIIVGPQLDKQYLNQLEGKIEKEIERKVRFIATSNYKDKGLLIYEAKLLS
- a CDS encoding InlB B-repeat-containing protein; translation: MKSTSTILRLSEFVTSGMMNNSLKKTKTILLLIAVFLMGCNLNFGQTTQTWQSTASTAWLTAANWNAAVPGSKTVTTNNDIALFNINTATGVGINMTTQTGTHYLGALNFGTGATTNRSVSNSTATAGTVFFNGVTLNGTANTIIWNQSSGTHSFTNGSGTFNLGLNATDHVIQITGAGGVTIASAITGTSKNLEKAGTGAGVLTLSGTNTYSGNTLISAGTLALSTGGSIANSPNITIGSSGTFSVSGLTTALTLATNQVLKASATGSNTTGTLTVSNTKGLTLSATGGLTFTAYGGGATAPLTVSGASAGVLALNGAPINVITTTALTAGTYILIDKALSATGVSGTPGTLTVNGSGIAPSNTAALSVNGSGQLVLTVTSTSTPILAITANSSAAFGSVCTNGSSTKTFTITNTGTAATNVVVSSNNVEYSVGPLSSTSIPGTNGTATFDVTYTPVSGSLGATLTSKYDTITTSGTLGLTGTALAPVSQAVTSIGATSVVNTIATLNGDATFGVCPSTTTKGFVYSKDSENSNPDVTGGLTVTIVTSGSLGSAGAYTAALTGLTPDTLYRFKAYVFDGTTYTYSALQSFTTLKVASKLAFGISPAPPTTGNVGTNLTTFTVLAQRPDDSTDTEYTGTVTLVKGTVSGSANITGNAVGAVAGVATFNATQFDAEGTFNLTATSGSLTNSATSSDIVIILANSTSNPWINTGASTSWCTGANWNTGFVPSTTQVATWNDAGTAIVAGITFSTCIPTVLGIEVTNLRTRALSIGSQASTAGTLTLTGGVINLTPNTIIRNNSAFDLTLQPNNSSSGPMSLTLGNTTNNIVRVDGAGKVIITSVINGGATLPLTKTGAGTLVLGNSANTYSGTTTITTGELRLNPSTTTATFASPVVLNGGTLSTTSITASTTFTSSSTLGLTESSTIALGSNAHSLKFAASNGVSWTAAKTITITGWNGTAGQANTTGNRIFFGNSSSGLTSGQLSQITFQGYTNGTIILSSGEIVPKAPHTVTYNANGGTGTQTDATLYNDGATVTVLGLGSITRTGYTFDHWNTAIDNSGISYSQGNTFTINANVILYAQWNINSYTLTYDSNGGTGTQSDPSSPYNYNTNATVLGIGSVVNPGFNFSTWNTAADGSGVNYNPGSSLLMTANTTLYAKWVSASAPICALSTAVAPDAEQIRCQGFPANALAATITSAGTTGSPSYSYQWYYNTTNDNTTFTHPVGTNSNTFLPPTTGSEGTRYYFVVGYSDNVECGPQTGTSVSLASATVKVIVNANPTAAISVAETSGTTNNDGTICTGASVTLTASGGTSYLWSTTATTAPITVSPTTTTTYTVTVTNAASCSIDVNTSVTVNSLPAKPTISPSGTVSLCFGETTSLMSSSGTSYAWLNGAVASGSTQTISSVGAGSYTVRVTDVNGCQSAASDATTVNVGSALVPGTVDAASTAPNTANHVVISQVYGGGGNASATYKNDFIELYNPTGSSVSLANWKVQYASASGAFGDAATLTGSIAPGQYYLIGLASGGTPGIVLPTTQATGSTNMSATSGKVQLINASSTVIDLFGFGGATTFEGTVAPALSGNVLSYQRKNSGCTDSENNANDFTNTNTANARNTSSPTNSCSIYSETICSGNTSSLINASGVSGSTEPYTYKWYKNDSLTIAPIGSSIPLGWTEVGSGLSFTSGMLTEDATFALYVTATGCGSGTSAWASGYRQVDVNPIPTAPTITPSGTVQIAAGGNVTLTSSAASGNTWSTTETTASIIVNTAGSYTVHVTTNGCVSAESAATVVQIIPAVATTSPATLITTDSATLTGNASAQGQSAITVKGIVYAKTSDIITTLTIGEANVVTLSTSGGTGAFSLPTGLLVPDTGYSFRAYATNSQGTSYGSTVTFTTLKLPTITSVTQQGSGCDGTAAVFEIVGLLPDIPAEITYTTSSGTHTAIFDGNPGNFPIPTAGIGLTQFTSVALSYDNDNGQPLTITSVKRTDINREITVFNPGSNVASITVIQKTTPTFAAINPICYGSASPFSDTSLNGVHGSWAIDVSFLPFDSTIVGDTTYRFTPDTGLCAIEVTRVLTVIALPAVPTVTTTAPTCSANGFSTITNYSASNTYTFSPTGPTAGAGGTITGAVLGTSYTITSTNTGCTSGQSSAFTNAVMLPTPATPTISAGGPTTFCSGGSVVLTSSAASGNTWSTGAVSQSITVSTAGDYTVQVTNGFGCQSLSSAATTVTVIAQLVWYLDADNDGYSSSAASSVSACTQPVGGYKLAGQLANAGVGSIGTDCNDSVATIYPGAAETCYDGILQNCNGSLLSGCAIITSRLRLGDCGANLTSTGQIIRGDRFSQAIPSGVTVTGYRFRVTNTQTGAFRIVERPNYVFQLTYTDIATYSTTYTIEVALRLNQEWMPTYGAACSVTTPGVAQTALTDLACGSHLAQVSSTIRATSVVSASSYDFEVSLIEDDLVTATTVFNSPSPSFNLLQLSSFPIKFGAEYRIRVKAIVLIDSVALPSSYGTTCSVFTPEAPLASLRDCAGEGGLALTSYNTVIYANPLGIGGAQYIFTLYNEDGYSQQYYSYNRYVRLMDFHLLTPLTVGGDYKLQVDAFIYGFPYAGKDCDISVPAPPTPSGKIVVATVFQASAYPNPFANNFMLDVKTSSDSVVNLKVYDMVGRLIEQREARVSDLETTTIGDRYPSGVYNVVVSQEDNVQTLRVVKR